One Pleuronectes platessa chromosome 9, fPlePla1.1, whole genome shotgun sequence genomic region harbors:
- the LOC128447908 gene encoding uncharacterized protein LOC128447908, protein TTTTPTTTTTTPTTTTTPPTTTTPTTTTTTPTTTTTTPTTTTTTPTTTTTTPTTTTTTPTTTTTTPPTSTTTPSTTTTTPTTTTTTPTTTTTSPTTTTTTPTTTTTTPTTTNTAPTTTTTTPTTTTTTPTTTTTTPTTTTTTPTTTTTTPTTTTTPTTTTTTRSTTTTTPTTTTTTPTTTTTTPTTTTTTPTT, encoded by the coding sequence acaaccactaccccaactacaacaaccactaccccaacaacaaccacaaccccaccaacaacaacgaccccaacaacaacaaccacaaccccaacaacaacaaccactaccccaacaacaacaaccactaccccaactacaacaaccactacaccaacaacaacaaccactaccccaactacaacaaccactaccccgcctacatcaaccactaccccaagtacaacaaccactacaccaactacaacaaccactaccccaacaacaacaacgacttctccaactacaacaaccactaccccaactacaacaaccactaccccaactacaactaacactgccccaactacaacaaccactaccccaacaacaacaaccactaccccaactacaacaaccactactccaactacaacaaccacgaccccaacaacaacaaccactaccccaactacaacaacgaccccaactacaacaaccactacccgatctacaactaccactaccccaactacaacaaccactacaccaactacaactaccactaccccaactacaacaacaactaccccaactaca
- the LOC128448732 gene encoding phospholipase A2 inhibitor and Ly6/PLAUR domain-containing protein-like: MCITASIQAVSSGTPGQQIYKACAPPSLCPATGSQTFSVNLGVSSALASATCCNTDSCNSNTLPFPVVPADNSLQCHVCNPVTSDCSSSVQCKGTEDRCFQASVTNTGGTSPAFGCASTNLCAAATSLGSLPFMQDVGTITSGPACCGTSLCNTLTTTT, encoded by the exons ATGTGTATCACAGCTTCCATTCAAG CCGTTTCATCTGGGACTCCTGGACAGCAAATCTACAAGGcctgtgcccccccctccctgtgtccAGCCACAGGCTCTCAGACATTTTCAGTTAACTTGGGTGTTTCCAGTGCACTTGCAAGTGCTACATGCTGCAACACAGACAGCTGCAACTCCAACACTCTGCCTT tcCCTGTGGTTCCAGCAGATAACAGTCTACAGTGTCACGTTTGTAACCCCGTCACCTCTGATTGCAGCTCTTCAGTACAATGTAAGGGAACAGAGGATCGCTGCTTTCAAGCCAGTG TGACAAATACGGGCGGCACTTCTCCAGCTTTTGGCTGTGCATCTACAAATCTGTGTGCAGCTGCTACCAGCCTGGGGTCACTGCCTTTCATGCAAGATGTTGGTACCATTACCAGTGGACCAGCCTGTTGTGGGACTAGTTTGTGTAACACTctcactacaacaacc